The nucleotide window CACAGGCCAACAGAAGACTGGCAAGCAGTCCTTCGCCCTCACCGTGCACCCATCGAGAGAGGCTACTGGCGCTCAGCGGTGCCACGATCACCAAATCGGCCCATTCCGCGAGCTCGATGTGCAGAGGTCGCGAGCGGGACGGATCCCATTGATCAGCGTCCTGAAGACAGGAATGACGACTGAGACAAGCCAGAGCGACAGGACTGACAAGCTGGGCACCACTGCTGGTCACTAAGCAACGGACCTGCGCACCCTCCTTAACAAGAGCACTCACCAGCAGTGGTGTCTTCACAGCGGCGATGCTTCCGCAGGCCGCAACAACCACTCGCCGTCCCTGCAGCAGCCCGTCCATCGGTCAGTCCTCGTCGAAGGGTTCCTGATCGATCAGGTGCACATAGGGACGCGTGAGCTCAGGGCGATGAATCGCCAGAGCACGAAGCAGGTGCCAGTCGCTAAGGCCCTCAAACGGGGTTGGGTAGTCGTCGTCTTCAAGACGACGGGCCAGGGAGGCCACCGAGGCTTCATCGAAGGAAGCCAGACGCTCCGGCGTGATCGTCATGCAGAGCGTGGACGCTTCCTTCATTGTGCCTGGCGTCTTCAACGAAAGACAGACGCTAGGTTTCGGTTAAGGGGGGTTAGCTCAGCTGGTAGAGCGCTGCGATCGCACCGCAGAGGTCAGGGGTTCGAATCCCCTATCCTCCATGAGTCATTCTAGAATGGACGTTATGAATTGGACGTCCGACGCCGAAGAAGCGCTTCGCGAAGTTCCCTTCTTTGTTCGTCCAGCGGTCCGTCGCAGGATCGAATCAATAGCAATTGAGCAGAAGCGTGATCTGATCGACAGCACGTTCTACGGAGAGGCGAGATCCCAGTTCGCCCGCCGTTCGTGATGAATCTTCGGATGGTCACACGCCGAAGCTTTCGACCGCTTCTCATGACCGTTCTGGGATGTGCCGTGTTCGCTTCAATTCCGGTGCGCCCGTCCGCACTGCTGACTTACCTGCTGATTCTCATGGCCGGCGGCCTGGCCCGCCGCTGAAGACACCCCAAGAATGCAGTGCTGCGGGGTCATGCGGTAAAAGAGACGTTGAGAAGATCTCGGTAAATGTCTCAGTCAAAACGCGAACAGGTGGTGAGTCATCTGCGTTATATCCGTCAGGAATTGCGCGAAATGCACCAAGGCGTCATGGAAGACGGCCTCCTACCAGAAGCCGGCGAAGTGCGTGGTGTGATGGCGCAGATGGAAGCCCTGCTTGAACTGCTCGAAGGCAAGAGCTCTCGCAAGGCCAAAGCTGAATCCGACTGATTTCGACGGCCCTCTTGCCAAATTGCGAGGAACAAGCTTTCCTTCGCCAGTCCCCATCATCCGACCCAGGCCGTGCCTGGGTTTTTTATTTTCAGTCCAAGATGTAGCGCTTGATAAAGGCAAAAGCACTAGGAATGGTGTAAACATCGTTCGGCAGGGTCTGGGTCGGGTGATGGGGATCACCAGTGCACCTCCCTGCCTCTTCTCTGAGCGGCTTCCCTCATGACCGCCCGTCTTCAGTCAACCCAGCTTCAACAAAGCCTTGGAGAAGCCTCGACTCGGCTCGACCGTTGGGCGAAGAATCCCTGGCGTCGTGCCTCCCTCCTCCTGATCGCCCTGACGGGAAGCTTCATGCTCGGAAACGGTATTCCTGCCATTTCCGGTTCCCTCAATCTGATGGATCCGCTGGCATCCATGTTGAGCGTTGGGGTTCTAGAGGTGATGGTGCGCGTGAGGCGTCACTGGGCCAGGGATCACAACAATCATCTGGGCCGTCAGCTTCTGGACATGATCCGTATCGGTCTGTTGTATGGGCTCCTGCTGGAGGGTTTCAAGCTTCTCTGACGCTCCTGACTGCACTGCAGAGCACGGACAAAACTTCTGTCGATTCATACCCTACGGACAGACCTGCTGAAGTTCTGGCCATGGCTGGTGAGCGTTTCTACCTCGAGCTTGAGCCCCCAGAGGAACGCCTTCGTCATGCCCCCCACGTGGTGATCGTTGGCGGTGGATTCGCTGGTGTCAGAGCCTGCAAAGCCTTGGCCAATGCCGACGTTCGCATCAGCCTGATCGACAAACGAAATTTCAACTTGTTTCAGCCACTTCTGTACCAGGTGGCCACTGGTCTGGTCTCCCGCGGCGATGTAGCAACGCCTCTGCGACAAATGGTTGGACGCCAGCGCAATGTGCAGGTGCTGCTGGGTGAAGTAACCCAGATCAACCCTGAAGGCCAGCAGATCGTTTTCAACGGCAAGGCTTATGGCTACGACTATCTCGTTCTTGCCACCGGTTCAGGCAGCACATTCTTCGGGCATGAAAACTGGCGCACCTTTGCGCCACCGATGAAGATCCTCGAACACGCTGAAGAGATCCGCCGCCGCCTGCTGATGGCGATGGAGCAAGCAGAGCAGACCCCTGACCCAGAAGCGCGTCGATTCCTTCAAACGGTCGTGATTGTGGGCGGCGGACCCACAGGCTGCGAAATGGCGGGCGCCACTTCTGAATTGATGCGCAATGCCATGCGCCGTGAGTTCCGCCAGCTCAACCCATCAGATACCCGCATCGTTCTGGTGGATCCGGGCGATCGTGTTTTGAGGGCCATGCCGGAGTCGCTATCTCAAGCTGCCCAGGAAACCCTTGAGGCCCTTGGCGTGGAAATGCTCTTCAAGGGGCGGGTGCAGACAATGCAGCCCGGCGAGGTGACCGTGGGCACTCCCGATGGAGACCGACGCCTTCAGGCCGCCACTGTGATCTGGACAGCCGGTGTCCGCCCTTCCCATCTCGGGAAGAAACTGGCTGACGCCATCGGCTGCGAAACCGACAGGAGCGGACGCGTGATCGTGGCACCGGACTTCTCGGTGCCAGGCCACCCGGAAATCCGCGTGGTCGGGGACCTCTGCTCCTACAAGCACACCCGGGACGGCAATCCTCTGCCTGGAATGGCGGGACCCGCCACCCAGGCCGGCGGCTTCGTGGGCAAAGACATTGCCGCCGTGGTGAGTGGACGATCACGTCCAACGTTCAGCTGGTTTGACTTCGGCAGCATGGCCGTGCTCGACCGGGTGGACGCTGTCGCCGATCTGCGCGGTTTCAAGTTCAAAGGGGGCATCGGTTGGCTGCTCTGGGCTGCCGCCCACCTCGCCTTCATGCCCGATCGGGAAAACCGCTACACCTTGCTGATCAAATGGATCTTTGCAGTGGTGTCGCAGTCGAGAGCATCGATGCTGCTCACGGGGATGCCCAGTCAGCACATGGGACTGGATGCCCCAGATGCTGCATTTCCAATGCAGTCTGGCTCCGGCCCCTCGATCGCCGAACCCGGTGCTGCACTAAGGGCCGCAATGGATTACTACTCCAATCAGGTGTCTGGGCTGCCCACTCAGAGCGGAAGCGGAGACTCAGCAGCCGCCATCAAATAAAGCAGCGCCATGCGGATCGGGATGCCGTTGCGCACCTGATCCTCCACGCGATTGGCGCTCAGATCATCGAGAAGGGCACCGCTCATCTCCACACCCCGGTTCACCGGGCCAGGGTGAAGCACGGGAATCGCAACCTGGCAGGCCTGTAGCCGCTCATGGCTGAGCCCGAAGTCGCGGTGATAGCGATCCAGACTGGTGAGCATGTGCTGACGCATGCGCTCCTTCTGCAAACGCAAGGTCATCACCGCATCGGCTCCGGCCAGCGCATCATCAAGGTTGCGCACCACGGTCAACGAGCCCCGATCGGCAACGGGGTCTGTGGCTTGTCCCGGCGGCGGCTGGGCCACGAACTGCGCAAAGGCCTCAGGCACCAGGCTTGGCGGACCGCAGAGAATCACATCCGCGCCACAGGCGGTGAGGGCCCAGAGATTGGAGCGCGCCACCCGGGAGTGGAGAACATCGCCCACGATCACAATGCGGCGTCCGCGCAGAGCCTCCGGCAACGGGTGACTGGGGTTGAAATGCTGCGCCAGGGTGTAGAGATCGAGCAGCCCCTGGCTTGGATGGCTGTGCAGGCCATCGCCGCCATTGAGCACCACGGTGCGCTCACCCGTGCGTTCGAGGGCTTCGGCCAACTGCCTGGGCACGCCTGTGCAGCGGTGTCGCACCACCAGCACATCCGCGCCCATGGCCACATACGTGCGTGCTGTGTCGAGCAGGGACTCTCCCTTGCTGAGCGAGCTGCTGGAAGGCGAGAAGCTGGAGACGTCGGCAGACAACCGCTTAGCCGCCAGCTCAAAGCTGCTGCGGGTGCGGGTGCTTGGTTCGAAGAAGAGTGTGGCCACCAGCCGCCCCTGAAGCGCCGGCAGCCTCCGCGCGCCAGTGACCGGCATTGCGCTGAACCGATGAGCCAGCTCCAGAACAGCCGCGTAATCCTCCCTGGAGAAGGTGGAGAGATCGAGGATGTGGCGGTGGGTCCACGCGCTCAACTGGGCGTCCGCTCACTCTCTTTAACTTTAAAGGGAGGTGATCCATTCGCACAGGATGCACTGGGTTTGTAGGCATCCTCCAGCTGCGGCTTTCGGTCTCCCTTGGCCCTTTTGCTCACGCTGCGACTCGCCTGGAGATACCAGCGCCACGGCAGCTCCTGGCCTCTGGCAATTCCAATGCGGGTGGTCGTGAACAGCGCTGGCTCCCGCAGATTTGAAGGACGCGGGGCGATCCAGAGATCCTTCCCAGTGCAGGCTGCACAACCATCCATCTGCCGATCAATCCCGAAGCGACGGGCCAGCAGCCCGGGTCCCGCTGCCACACGCTCTGGCTCACCAGGCAGCGCCACGGCCCTGAGCAACACACCATTGGCCCAGTCCGCCCGATCGGTAACCACATTCACGCAGTGGTGAATGCCGTAGCTCACATACACATAGAAGCGACCTGGCTCACCAAAGAGCGTTTCGTTTTGAGGGCTCCTGCGCCGATAGCCATGACAGGCAGGCTCCTCCTGGGAATACGCCTCCGTTTCCACAATCACGCCCCAAAGCAGGCTGCCGTCCTCTTGGCGTTTCACCAACCTGCAGCCAATCAGGTGGGGGCCCACCTCCTCGGCAGAGCGGGAGAAAAAGGATGGGGGCAGAGGAGAGAAGTCAAACAAGGCGATGACCATCCCTCCATCGGATCGTTTCCAGTCTTCTGGAGTGGTGACAGGAGAGCAAACTGCCGCCAGGCTGCAATCAATCCCAATGCTCGCAGCGATGGACGCCTCAATCCAGGCACGCCGCGACTTTGTCTTTCTGGTTCTGGCGGGGCTGTTTCTCGGCACCTTGGGGATGCTCAACATCCTCGGGCTCACTCGCTTCCTCGAACTGGGACACATCGGGTCGTGGCCGATCGTGGTGGCCGTTGGCGCCTTGCCCTATCCGATCACATTTCTGTGCACGGATCTGATCAGTGAGTTGTGGGGTGAGAAGAGAGCCGGCCAGGTGGTGTGGGTTGGTCTGCTTCTCAACGGCTGGGTCGTGCTGATCCTCTGGCTGGGCGGCTTGCTCCCCGGTGTTGAAGGAGCCCCGGATTCCACATTCTTTGAAATCCAGAGGCTGGCCTTTGGCTCGGTGTTCGCCTCCATGGCGGCATATCTCACTGCACAGTTCGTGGACGTGCGCCTCTTCCACTTCTGGAAACAGTTCAGCGGTGGACGGGCGCTCTGGCTGCGCAACAACGGCTCAACACTGGTGAGTCAGCTGGTGGATACCAGCGCTGTGGTGCTGATCAGCCACTACGCCTCCGGCGTTCTGCCCGTTCGCCCCGGTGAACCCGTGGCTCCGCAGCTGGTGTCGTTCATCGCCAGTGGGTACCTCTTTAAGGCCATGGCCGCACTGATCGACACCATGCCTTTCATCTGGCTCACCGGCTGGCTGCGCCAGTGGTTGGCCGTGCCTCGCACGGGCAGTGAGATCGGCGGAGATCACGATCCCACCATGCAGGGCATGACACCTCGCTCATCCCTGGCAGGCTTACAGAAATAAATGTGATCAGATGGACGCCGCCCTCTCCGGATTCAACCTGGGCACGGTTCTGCTTTTTGGCAGTGGTTTGTTCGTGCTGGCCACGCTCTTCTTCGGAACGAGAGGTGGCTACTACAACACCGATCAATACGACGGCAACGGCACCGCCCACTGAGCGCCAAGATCAACCTCAGTCGTTAGGAAGGCATGAACCCATCGCTCCCCGGCCCGGCGGACAGTACCGATGCCATTCGCCTGGCTCTGCAGAGCTGGCCGGACGTGGATCGCTACCTACAGACCTGCAAGGGCGTGATCATCCCCCTGGGTTCCACAGAGCAGCATGGGCCCACCGGCGCCATCGGCACCGATGCTCTCACCGCTGAAGCAGTGGCTCTCGAACTGGGACGACGCAGCGGTGTGTTGGTCACGCCGGTTCAAGCCTTCGGCATGGCTGAGCACCACCTCGGCTTTGCCGGCACCATGAGCCTTCAACCCGCCACGCTCCTGGCGGTGCTCCACGATCTGGTGCTCTCTCTGGCCACCCATGGATTCGAGCGGATCCTGGTGGTGAATGGGCACGGAGGCAACATCGCCACCACAAGGGCCGCCTTTGCCCAGGCCTACGGCACGGCTGCCAGCCGTGGCCTCGAGGTGGCCCCCAGGCTCCGCTGCAAGCTTTCCAACTGGTTCATGGCCGGGCCTGTGATGCGCCGCGCCAGGGAGCTCTACGGAGAGCGTGAAGGGCAACACGCCACCCCCAGCGAAATCGCCGTCACCTTGCATCTGCACCGCTGCCTGCAGGAGAAGCAACGCCCCCTGCCCGAAGCCGCAGCCTGCGGGGCCATTCATGGTCCGCAGGACTTCCGCCGCCGCCACCCCGATGGCCGCATGGGATCCGACCCCTATCTGGCCAAGCCTGAGCATGGCCAGGAGCTGCTGAATACAGCCGCGGAGACGTTGCGCGAGGATCTCAGTACTTTCCTCACTGCCGAATGAGCGACATCACGGCCGACGACGTGCGCAAGGTGGCCCATCTGGCCCGTCTCGATCTCCCTGAGGAGACCATCGCCACCTACACCGGTCAGCTGGAGAGAATCCTTGATTACGTCGACCAGCTGCAGGCCGTTGATACGGAAGGAGTGCCGGCAACCACCCGCGCCGTGGAAGTTGTCAACGTCACTCGTGAAGACACCGTCGAAGCGACCGAAGTGAGAGAAGCACTGCTGGATCAAGCCCCACTTCGGGAAGGGGACTTCTTCCGAGTCCCGAAGATCCTGGCCGATTAGTCAGTGTGAGTGCGGCCGGCGTGGCTGGGTTTTGATGGCGATGCGGTCCACAAAACCCAGCCAGCTGCGCTGCAAAGCGCGGCCGGGAATAAAGCGGGCAGCTCTGCGCATTTTGCCTCTGCGGTGATTGTGACTGCGCACGCCCACAAGAATGTCGTAGAGGAAATTGGCACCATCAGCACGGGTCTCAAAAATCCCGAGACGTTGCGGTGAACCTTTGGCGTCCAGAAGGGGTTTGGTGGCCTCATAGGCAGGCTTGTACTCAAACCAAGGCACCGATGGCCAGAGATGGTGCACAAGGTGATAGTTCTGTCCCATGATCAGCCAGTTCATCAGCCTGCCTGGGTAGATCCGAGCATTCGTCCAGCGATTCCTGGACGTGAATGGACGATGGGGCAGGTAGTCAAAGAAGAGCCCGAGGGTGACGCCCACCATCAGGGCCGGTGCAAACCAGCAGTTGAAGATGAACGGCAGAAAATCAAAGGTGACCGCAGCGGCAACGATCGTGAAGAACACGGCACGCTCGAATCCCCACTGCATCAGCTCCCAGCGCTTCCAGAGTTTGCGCTGAAAGAAAAAGACCTCGTGATAAAAAAATCGTGGGGCGATCAGCCAGAGCGGGCCGAAGGTGCTCACAATATGGTCCGGATCGTTCTTCGGATCGTTGACGTGGGCGTGGTGTTCGAGGTGCACCCGCGTGAAAACCGGAAAACTGAAACCCAGCAAGAGAGCCGACCCATGGCCCATCAATTGGTTCACCCACGGCACGGGATGAGCCGATTTGTGGCAAGCGTCATGTACGACGGTTCCCTCAAGGTGCAGCGCCAGAAACCCCGTGATCAACATCACAGGCAACGGCCAACCGGCTGAAAACCAGCCCCAGATCGTGAGAGCAGCCAGGGCATAACCGCCCAAAAACAAGCCCACCGTGGGATTCCAGGCTGCGGGTGGATCAACGAACTGTTTCGGAACAGAACGCAAACGAACCTCCGCGGCCGGCATTTCAGGTTGGACGAAAGCCTGGGTCATTCAGCGAAGGTGCGACAGCCGACTGCTACGAGCCACCAAATTAGGGAAAGGGATGCCCACCGGGGGACTTGAACCCCCACGACCGAAGCCACTGGTACCTAAAACCAGCGCGTCTACCAATTCCGCCAGATGGGCAAGGTTGCAATTTTAGGCAGCCACCCAGAATGGGTTCATCTGTGGATCCCGCGATGCTGGCCACCCTTGCAGGAGATCTCTGTCTGGTGGTGGGGCTGGCGGTTCTGCTGCTTCCGCTTCTGGTGACGGAACTGAGCCGTCCTCGCGATGGACTCTGGGGTGCCGTGGTTCTGCTGCTCGGACTGGTGCTGGTGACCAGCAGCGACCGCCTCCGGGGAGCACCGATGCTGGCGGTGGCTTGCGCAGGGCTGCTGATCAGTCGCCTTGGAAGCGAAGTGGCTCAGTCCCGCTGGAATCAGCTGAACCCTGAGGAGCAGCAGCGATTGAAATCCAGTGAGCGCTGGTCCACCAGCCTGCAGCAGCTCAGTACAACATTCAGCACATTGCTGAGCAACGCCGGCCAGGCCCTGGGCAGCCTCAAGCCCAAAGCCCCTGCCGCTGAACGCCCTGAAGGCAGCAGCCGCACCGGCAAGCGCTGGGTCAGACCCGAACCGGAGACTGAAGCCGACAAAGCCAAAGCACCTGAACCGACAGAGCCTGATCCAAAAGCCACACCCCCAACCAGCGAAGACGGATAATTCCGGTTGCAGCTGCCCCAACGTGAGCAAGGAGACCCGCGACGCCGCCGAGGGACGTCCCTCCTACAAGGACACGCTCAACCTGCTGCAAACAGGCTTTGGCATGCGCGCCAATGCCGTGAAGCGGGAACCGGAACTGCAGGCCTTCTGGAATGAGAACGGCATCGATGGACAGCTGGGTCTCAAAAACAGCGGCCCCCCATTCACCCTCCACGACGGGCCGCCCTATGCCAACGGTGCCCTGCACATGGGCCATGCCCTGAACAAGGTGCTCAAGGATGTGATCAACAAATACCAAGTGCTGCAAGGCCGCAGGGTGCGCTATGTGCCGGGATGGGACTGCCACGGCCTGCCGATCGAACTCAAGGTGCTGCAGTCGATGGACCCGGAACAGCGCCAGGCGCTAACGCCGATCAAGCTCCGCAAGAAAGCCGCTGCCTACGCCCGCAAGCAGGTGGATGGCCAGATGAAGGGCTTCCAACGCTGGGGCATTTGGGCCGACTGGGAACAGCCTTATCTCACGCTGCAAAAGGAGTACGAAGCCGCCCAGATCAAGGTCTTCGGCGAGATGGTGCTCAAGGGGCACATCTACAGGGGCTTGAAGCCGGTGCACTGGAGCCCCAGTTCCCGCACTGCCCTGGCCGAAGCCGAACTGGAATATCCCGACGGCCACACCAGCCCCAGCGTGTATGTGGCTTTTCCAGTGGAGGAGCTCCCCAAAGCCCTGCGGGACACCCTCAAGGGCGATGGGATTGACCTTCCCACTGAGGCTGCTCCCCTAGGCGACGCCTTGCAGGTGGCGATCTGGACCACCACTCCTTGGACGCTTCCGGCCAACCTGGCGGTATCGGTGAATGAACGTCTCGACTACGCCCTGGTCGACGATGGCGAGGGCCGGATGCTTGTGGTGGCAGCCGATCTGATCGAGTCGCTCTCCAAAACCCTGGAGCGCCCCCTCAAGCGTCGCGCCACAGTGAAAGGGGCTCAGCTTGCCGGACTCACCTACCGGCATCCGCTGCTGGATCGCACCAGCGCAGTGGTAATCGGCGGCGAGTACATCACCACCGAATCCGGCACAGGCCTTGTGCACACCGCCCCAGGCCACGGCGTCGACGACTTCCACACCGGCCAGAAGTACGGCCTGCCCGTGCTCTGTCCGGTGGATGAAGCCGGCACCCTCACCGCAGAGGCAGGCCCCTTCAAGGGTCTGAACGTCCTCAAGGACGCCAACCCAGTGATCATCGAAGCCCTCGAGCAAGCCGGAGCACTGCTCAAGCAGGAGGCCTACGGCCACCGCTACCCCTACGACTGGCGCACCAAGAAACCCACGATCTTCCGCGCCACTGAACAATGGTTCGCCTCGGTGGAGGGCTTTCGCCAGCAGGCTTTGGAAGCCATCGATCATGTGCAATGGACCCCCGCCTCGGGCCGCAACCGGATCGAAGCGATGGTGAAAGAGCGGGGGGATTGGTGCATCTCCCGCCAGCGCACCTGGGGAGTGCCGATCCCCGTTTTTTACCACCGCAGCAACGGCGAGGTGTTGCTCAATGCCGACACCCTGGCCCACATCGAAACGCTGATCGCCGCCCACGGCGGCGATGTTTGGTGGGAAAAGGCCGAGGTTGATCTGCTGCCACCGGCCTATGCCGACCAGGCCGATCAATGGCGCAAAGGCACCGACACGATGGACGTGTGGTTCGACTCCGGGTCCAGTTGGGCGGCGGTTTCAAGCCAGCGTGAGGCACTCAGCTATCCAGCAGACCTCTACCTCGAGGGATCCGACCAGCATCGGGGCTGGTTCCAGAGTTCTCTGCTCACCTCCGTCGCCGTGAACGGCAAGGCGCCTTACAAGCGGGTGCTCACCCATGGGTTCGCGCTCGATGAGAAAGGCCGCAAAATGAGCAAATCCCTCGGCAATGTGGTCGACCCGATGGTGATCATCGAGGGGGGCAAGAACCAGAAGCAGGAGCCTCCCTTCGGCGCTGATGTGCTGCGGCTTTGGGTGAGCTCAGTGGACTATTCAGCCGATGTACCCATCGGCGCTGGAATCCTGCGTCAAATCGCGGACGTGTACCGAAAGGTGCGCAACACCAGCCGATACCTGCTCGGCAACCTGCACGACT belongs to Synechococcus sp. WH 7805 and includes:
- a CDS encoding DUF2555 domain-containing protein, with amino-acid sequence MTITPERLASFDEASVASLARRLEDDDYPTPFEGLSDWHLLRALAIHRPELTRPYVHLIDQEPFDED
- a CDS encoding PCP reductase family protein codes for the protein MNWTSDAEEALREVPFFVRPAVRRRIESIAIEQKRDLIDSTFYGEARSQFARRS
- a CDS encoding DUF565 domain-containing protein, producing MTARLQSTQLQQSLGEASTRLDRWAKNPWRRASLLLIALTGSFMLGNGIPAISGSLNLMDPLASMLSVGVLEVMVRVRRHWARDHNNHLGRQLLDMIRIGLLYGLLLEGFKLL
- a CDS encoding NAD(P)/FAD-dependent oxidoreductase; the encoded protein is MAGERFYLELEPPEERLRHAPHVVIVGGGFAGVRACKALANADVRISLIDKRNFNLFQPLLYQVATGLVSRGDVATPLRQMVGRQRNVQVLLGEVTQINPEGQQIVFNGKAYGYDYLVLATGSGSTFFGHENWRTFAPPMKILEHAEEIRRRLLMAMEQAEQTPDPEARRFLQTVVIVGGGPTGCEMAGATSELMRNAMRREFRQLNPSDTRIVLVDPGDRVLRAMPESLSQAAQETLEALGVEMLFKGRVQTMQPGEVTVGTPDGDRRLQAATVIWTAGVRPSHLGKKLADAIGCETDRSGRVIVAPDFSVPGHPEIRVVGDLCSYKHTRDGNPLPGMAGPATQAGGFVGKDIAAVVSGRSRPTFSWFDFGSMAVLDRVDAVADLRGFKFKGGIGWLLWAAAHLAFMPDRENRYTLLIKWIFAVVSQSRASMLLTGMPSQHMGLDAPDAAFPMQSGSGPSIAEPGAALRAAMDYYSNQVSGLPTQSGSGDSAAAIK
- a CDS encoding aspartate carbamoyltransferase catalytic subunit; translated protein: MSAWTHRHILDLSTFSREDYAAVLELAHRFSAMPVTGARRLPALQGRLVATLFFEPSTRTRSSFELAAKRLSADVSSFSPSSSSLSKGESLLDTARTYVAMGADVLVVRHRCTGVPRQLAEALERTGERTVVLNGGDGLHSHPSQGLLDLYTLAQHFNPSHPLPEALRGRRIVIVGDVLHSRVARSNLWALTACGADVILCGPPSLVPEAFAQFVAQPPPGQATDPVADRGSLTVVRNLDDALAGADAVMTLRLQKERMRQHMLTSLDRYHRDFGLSHERLQACQVAIPVLHPGPVNRGVEMSGALLDDLSANRVEDQVRNGIPIRMALLYLMAAAESPLPL
- a CDS encoding DNA-3-methyladenine glycosylase, with amino-acid sequence MVIALFDFSPLPPSFFSRSAEEVGPHLIGCRLVKRQEDGSLLWGVIVETEAYSQEEPACHGYRRRSPQNETLFGEPGRFYVYVSYGIHHCVNVVTDRADWANGVLLRAVALPGEPERVAAGPGLLARRFGIDRQMDGCAACTGKDLWIAPRPSNLREPALFTTTRIGIARGQELPWRWYLQASRSVSKRAKGDRKPQLEDAYKPSASCANGSPPFKVKESERTPS
- a CDS encoding queuosine precursor transporter; the protein is MDASIQARRDFVFLVLAGLFLGTLGMLNILGLTRFLELGHIGSWPIVVAVGALPYPITFLCTDLISELWGEKRAGQVVWVGLLLNGWVVLILWLGGLLPGVEGAPDSTFFEIQRLAFGSVFASMAAYLTAQFVDVRLFHFWKQFSGGRALWLRNNGSTLVSQLVDTSAVVLISHYASGVLPVRPGEPVAPQLVSFIASGYLFKAMAALIDTMPFIWLTGWLRQWLAVPRTGSEIGGDHDPTMQGMTPRSSLAGLQK
- a CDS encoding creatininase family protein, with amino-acid sequence MNPSLPGPADSTDAIRLALQSWPDVDRYLQTCKGVIIPLGSTEQHGPTGAIGTDALTAEAVALELGRRSGVLVTPVQAFGMAEHHLGFAGTMSLQPATLLAVLHDLVLSLATHGFERILVVNGHGGNIATTRAAFAQAYGTAASRGLEVAPRLRCKLSNWFMAGPVMRRARELYGEREGQHATPSEIAVTLHLHRCLQEKQRPLPEAAACGAIHGPQDFRRRHPDGRMGSDPYLAKPEHGQELLNTAAETLREDLSTFLTAE
- the gatC gene encoding Asp-tRNA(Asn)/Glu-tRNA(Gln) amidotransferase subunit GatC; translated protein: MSDITADDVRKVAHLARLDLPEETIATYTGQLERILDYVDQLQAVDTEGVPATTRAVEVVNVTREDTVEATEVREALLDQAPLREGDFFRVPKILAD
- the crtR gene encoding beta-carotene hydroxylase, with amino-acid sequence MTQAFVQPEMPAAEVRLRSVPKQFVDPPAAWNPTVGLFLGGYALAALTIWGWFSAGWPLPVMLITGFLALHLEGTVVHDACHKSAHPVPWVNQLMGHGSALLLGFSFPVFTRVHLEHHAHVNDPKNDPDHIVSTFGPLWLIAPRFFYHEVFFFQRKLWKRWELMQWGFERAVFFTIVAAAVTFDFLPFIFNCWFAPALMVGVTLGLFFDYLPHRPFTSRNRWTNARIYPGRLMNWLIMGQNYHLVHHLWPSVPWFEYKPAYEATKPLLDAKGSPQRLGIFETRADGANFLYDILVGVRSHNHRRGKMRRAARFIPGRALQRSWLGFVDRIAIKTQPRRPHSH
- a CDS encoding Ycf66 family protein, encoding MLATLAGDLCLVVGLAVLLLPLLVTELSRPRDGLWGAVVLLLGLVLVTSSDRLRGAPMLAVACAGLLISRLGSEVAQSRWNQLNPEEQQRLKSSERWSTSLQQLSTTFSTLLSNAGQALGSLKPKAPAAERPEGSSRTGKRWVRPEPETEADKAKAPEPTEPDPKATPPTSEDG
- the ileS gene encoding isoleucine--tRNA ligase; translation: MSKETRDAAEGRPSYKDTLNLLQTGFGMRANAVKREPELQAFWNENGIDGQLGLKNSGPPFTLHDGPPYANGALHMGHALNKVLKDVINKYQVLQGRRVRYVPGWDCHGLPIELKVLQSMDPEQRQALTPIKLRKKAAAYARKQVDGQMKGFQRWGIWADWEQPYLTLQKEYEAAQIKVFGEMVLKGHIYRGLKPVHWSPSSRTALAEAELEYPDGHTSPSVYVAFPVEELPKALRDTLKGDGIDLPTEAAPLGDALQVAIWTTTPWTLPANLAVSVNERLDYALVDDGEGRMLVVAADLIESLSKTLERPLKRRATVKGAQLAGLTYRHPLLDRTSAVVIGGEYITTESGTGLVHTAPGHGVDDFHTGQKYGLPVLCPVDEAGTLTAEAGPFKGLNVLKDANPVIIEALEQAGALLKQEAYGHRYPYDWRTKKPTIFRATEQWFASVEGFRQQALEAIDHVQWTPASGRNRIEAMVKERGDWCISRQRTWGVPIPVFYHRSNGEVLLNADTLAHIETLIAAHGGDVWWEKAEVDLLPPAYADQADQWRKGTDTMDVWFDSGSSWAAVSSQREALSYPADLYLEGSDQHRGWFQSSLLTSVAVNGKAPYKRVLTHGFALDEKGRKMSKSLGNVVDPMVIIEGGKNQKQEPPFGADVLRLWVSSVDYSADVPIGAGILRQIADVYRKVRNTSRYLLGNLHDFSPERDAIAVADLPLLDRWMLQRTAEVMDEITESFENYEFFRFFQLLQNFCVTDLSNFYLDIAKDRLYVSAPSDQRRRSCQTVMALIIERLAGLIAPVLCHMAEDIWQNLPYPVEETSVFQRGWPTAPDSWRDASVQEPMQQLRELRASVNKVLEDCRSRQELGASLEASVRLEAHSPSLQSALHWLNENGQPEVDGLRDWLLVSQLQIGGEPWAELLANHDDSVALIEVARARGTKCERCWHYESDVGQHADHPHLCGRCVSVLERL